A stretch of Lysobacter sp. K5869 DNA encodes these proteins:
- a CDS encoding BatD family protein: protein MPRYLLKLVVCVLLLGLSAVASAQTRAWLDRTSIRAGETVTLNVETTANVAHAPDFAPLAANFETVGTSEDTRIEPSDRGLIARTRYSVQLRPLRSGRIGIPALNFAGARTQALELFVEAAPAPPPDQPTGTGDVFIDAVPDDNNPYVQQAVGWVVRLYAASQVLGGKIDQAVPDGASLTKIGDDVQYQRTINGQVYTVVERRFLLVPERSGTLTMPAAVFEGRVGTTLIEQLTGSGGDARRAVSRVRALQVRPAPADAPQPWLPLRSLTLSYRSTPQQLRVGNSASVIVEASVDGAGLAQMPELQLPPIDGVQVFADPVQADETFVGGRPRVKLTRKFSLVPSREGEVRLDGLRLDWWDVTARAARTASLPPLSWTVGRGIGGTGSAAPAANPAVAAARNDAANAAATAPAEADAPAAAPGAVHKGWAVAAVLFALLWLGTLVWALQLRAQRAAIAPVAAAAGAAPGQSAPATLKLNLPALRELIDRGDFDHIASVLRGLATPPAADDDELVERLLDPAQRDAVQALRRARWGSGDGVDARNRLRAAFAQGPQWRQSSAQRPSALPPLYPPKK from the coding sequence ATGCCGCGTTACTTGCTCAAACTCGTCGTGTGCGTGTTGCTGCTCGGCCTCAGCGCCGTCGCGTCGGCGCAAACGCGCGCGTGGCTGGACCGCACCAGCATCCGCGCCGGCGAGACGGTCACCTTGAACGTGGAGACCACCGCCAACGTCGCCCACGCGCCGGACTTCGCGCCGCTGGCGGCGAACTTCGAGACCGTCGGCACCAGCGAAGACACCCGCATCGAGCCCAGCGACCGCGGCTTGATCGCGCGCACCCGCTACAGCGTCCAGCTGCGGCCGCTGCGCAGCGGCCGCATCGGCATTCCCGCGCTCAACTTCGCCGGCGCGCGCACCCAGGCGCTGGAGTTGTTCGTCGAAGCCGCGCCGGCGCCGCCGCCGGATCAGCCGACCGGCACCGGCGATGTGTTCATCGACGCGGTGCCCGACGACAACAATCCCTACGTGCAGCAGGCGGTGGGTTGGGTGGTGCGGCTGTACGCCGCGAGCCAGGTGCTCGGCGGCAAGATCGATCAGGCCGTGCCCGACGGCGCTTCGCTGACCAAGATCGGCGACGACGTGCAGTACCAGCGCACGATCAACGGCCAGGTCTACACCGTGGTCGAACGCCGCTTCCTGCTGGTGCCCGAGCGCAGCGGCACCCTGACCATGCCGGCGGCGGTGTTCGAGGGCCGGGTCGGCACGACCTTGATCGAACAGCTCACCGGCTCCGGCGGCGACGCGCGCCGCGCGGTCAGCCGGGTGCGCGCGCTGCAGGTGCGGCCGGCGCCGGCCGACGCGCCGCAGCCGTGGCTGCCGCTGCGCAGCCTCACCCTGAGCTACCGTTCGACCCCGCAGCAATTGCGCGTGGGCAACTCGGCCAGCGTGATCGTCGAGGCCAGCGTCGACGGCGCGGGTCTGGCGCAGATGCCGGAACTGCAACTGCCGCCGATCGACGGCGTGCAGGTGTTCGCCGATCCGGTCCAGGCCGACGAGACCTTCGTCGGCGGCCGGCCGCGGGTGAAGCTGACCCGCAAGTTCTCGCTGGTGCCCTCGCGCGAAGGCGAGGTGCGCCTGGACGGCCTGCGCCTGGATTGGTGGGACGTGACCGCACGCGCCGCGCGCACCGCCAGCCTGCCGCCGCTGAGCTGGACCGTGGGCCGCGGCATCGGCGGCACCGGCTCGGCCGCGCCGGCCGCGAACCCGGCCGTGGCCGCGGCGCGCAACGACGCCGCCAACGCCGCCGCGACCGCGCCGGCCGAGGCCGACGCACCCGCCGCCGCGCCGGGCGCGGTGCACAAGGGCTGGGCGGTCGCCGCGGTGCTGTTCGCGCTGCTGTGGCTGGGCACGCTGGTGTGGGCGTTGCAGCTGCGCGCGCAGCGCGCCGCGATCGCGCCGGTCGCGGCCGCCGCCGGCGCCGCGCCGGGCCAGAGCGCGCCGGCCACGCTGAAGTTGAACCTGCCGGCGTTGCGCGAGCTGATCGACCGCGGCGATTTCGACCACATCGCCAGCGTGCTGCGCGGCCTCGCCACGCCGCCGGCGGCCGACGACGACGAACTGGTCGAACGCCTGCTCGATCCGGCCCAGCGCGACGCCGTGCAAGCCTTGCGCCGCGCGCGCTGGGGCAGCGGCGACGGCGTCGACGCGCGCAACCGCTTGCGCGCCGCGTTCGCGCAAGGGCCGCAGTGGCGGCAGAGCTCGGCGCAACGGCCTTCGGCGTTGCCGCCGCTGTATCCGCCGAAGAAATGA
- a CDS encoding VWA domain-containing protein: MNLLAALSADWREFLAWPWWLAALPLPLLARWLLPPARDGSAALKVPFGERLDAVAAAGGRSLRGGGAGWLLWLAWALLCVAAARPQQLGEPVRPPQVGRGMMLALDLSGSMSEPDMTLGRRTVDRLTAAKAVLADFLDRRVGDRVGLVVFGNRAYVLAPLTLDRDTVRDQLGNSLVGLAGQETAIGEAIGLSVRRLRQLPERERVLILLTDGVNTPGTPDPMRAAQIAHDEGVRIHTIAFGGDGSVTLFGVRLPGSGGGAEVDEPALRRIAELTGGRFFRARDTSQLAGIYAEIDRLEPVKREGKAVRPRIERYPVPLAGALALALLAFLWPRRRTA, translated from the coding sequence ATGAACCTGTTGGCCGCGTTGTCCGCCGATTGGCGCGAGTTCCTGGCTTGGCCGTGGTGGCTGGCCGCGCTGCCGTTGCCCTTGCTCGCGCGCTGGCTGCTGCCGCCCGCGCGCGACGGCTCGGCCGCGTTGAAAGTCCCGTTCGGCGAGCGCCTCGACGCGGTCGCCGCGGCCGGCGGCCGCAGCCTGCGCGGCGGTGGCGCCGGTTGGCTGCTGTGGCTGGCCTGGGCCTTGCTGTGCGTGGCCGCGGCGCGGCCGCAGCAGCTCGGCGAGCCGGTCCGCCCGCCGCAGGTTGGCCGCGGCATGATGCTGGCGCTGGACCTGTCGGGCAGCATGAGCGAACCCGACATGACCCTGGGCCGCCGCACCGTCGACCGCCTGACCGCGGCCAAGGCGGTGCTGGCCGACTTCCTCGATCGCCGCGTCGGCGACCGCGTCGGCCTGGTCGTGTTCGGCAACCGCGCCTACGTGCTGGCGCCGCTGACCCTGGACCGCGACACCGTGCGCGACCAGCTCGGCAACAGCCTGGTCGGCCTGGCCGGGCAGGAAACCGCCATCGGCGAGGCCATCGGCCTGTCGGTTCGGCGCCTGCGCCAGCTGCCCGAACGCGAGCGCGTGCTGATCCTGCTCACCGACGGCGTCAACACGCCCGGCACGCCCGACCCGATGCGCGCCGCGCAGATCGCCCACGACGAAGGCGTGCGCATCCACACCATCGCCTTCGGCGGCGACGGCAGCGTGACCCTGTTCGGCGTGCGCCTGCCCGGCTCCGGCGGCGGCGCCGAGGTCGACGAACCGGCGCTGCGGCGCATCGCCGAACTCACCGGCGGGCGTTTCTTCCGCGCCCGCGACACCAGCCAGCTGGCCGGCATCTACGCCGAGATCGACCGGCTCGAACCGGTCAAGCGCGAAGGCAAGGCGGTGCGTCCGCGCATCGAGCGCTATCCGGTGCCGCTGGCCGGCGCGCTGGCGCTGGCCTTGCTCGCCTTCCTGTGGCCGCGACGGAGGACCGCATGA
- the tkt gene encoding transketolase, with the protein MTTPSRRDLANAIRFLAIDAVQAANSGHPGMPMGMADIAEVLWNDFLSHNPADPKWFNRDRFILSNGHGSMLQYALLHLAGYDLPIEELKRFRQLHSKTPGHPENFETVGVETTTGPLGQGLANAVGMALAEKILAQRFNREGHTVVDHRTWVFLGDGCLMEGISHEVASLAGTWGLGKLVAFWDDNKISIDGNTDGWFTDDTAARFEAYGWRVIRKVNGQDPVEIKTAIETALKHGDKPTLICCRTTIGFGSPAKAGKESSHGAPLGKDEVAATRAALQWPYAEFEIPQDIYAGWRNRDHAGAQAQWQQAFDAYAAQFPAEAAELQRRIAGELPADFAAQADAYIAKLQADGQTIASRKASQMAIETFAPLLPELIGGSADLAHSNLTLWKASKSVASNDPNANYVYYGVREFGMSAISNGLNLHGGFIPFDATFLVFSDYARNAVRMSALMGAHVIHVYTHDSIGLGEDGPTHQPIEHLASLRYIPHNDVWRPCDAVESTAAWKAAITRLDGPSCLVFSRQNLPHQPRDAQQVERIERGGYVLRDSDGAPEVILLATGSEVGLATQAADALTADGVKVRVVSMPSTDVFDRQPLDYRESVLPNAVRKRVAIEAGVSDFWRKYVGLDGDVVGIDRFGASAPAEALFPYFGFTVDRVVATVKKLG; encoded by the coding sequence ATGACGACGCCCAGCCGCCGCGATCTTGCCAACGCCATCCGTTTCCTCGCCATCGACGCGGTGCAGGCCGCCAACTCCGGCCACCCCGGCATGCCGATGGGCATGGCCGACATCGCCGAAGTGCTGTGGAACGACTTCCTGAGCCACAACCCGGCCGATCCGAAGTGGTTCAACCGCGACCGCTTCATCCTCTCCAACGGCCACGGCTCGATGCTGCAGTACGCGCTGCTGCATCTGGCCGGTTACGACCTGCCGATCGAGGAGCTCAAGCGCTTCCGTCAGCTGCACTCCAAGACCCCGGGCCACCCGGAGAACTTCGAGACCGTGGGCGTGGAGACCACCACCGGCCCGCTCGGCCAGGGCCTGGCCAACGCGGTCGGCATGGCGCTGGCGGAGAAGATCCTGGCCCAGCGCTTCAATCGCGAAGGCCACACCGTCGTCGATCACCGCACCTGGGTGTTCCTGGGCGACGGCTGCCTGATGGAAGGCATCTCGCACGAAGTCGCGTCGCTGGCCGGCACCTGGGGTCTGGGCAAGCTGGTCGCGTTCTGGGACGACAACAAGATCTCCATCGACGGCAACACCGACGGCTGGTTCACCGACGACACCGCGGCGCGCTTCGAGGCCTACGGCTGGCGCGTGATCCGCAAGGTCAACGGCCAGGACCCGGTCGAGATCAAGACCGCGATCGAAACCGCGCTCAAGCACGGCGACAAGCCGACCCTGATCTGCTGCCGCACCACGATCGGCTTCGGTTCGCCCGCCAAGGCCGGCAAGGAGTCCTCGCACGGCGCGCCGCTGGGCAAGGACGAAGTCGCCGCGACCCGCGCCGCGCTGCAATGGCCGTACGCCGAATTCGAGATCCCGCAGGACATCTACGCCGGCTGGCGCAACCGCGACCACGCCGGCGCCCAGGCGCAGTGGCAGCAGGCCTTCGACGCCTACGCCGCGCAGTTCCCGGCCGAAGCCGCCGAACTGCAGCGCCGCATCGCCGGCGAGCTGCCGGCCGACTTCGCCGCCCAGGCCGACGCCTACATCGCCAAGCTGCAGGCCGACGGCCAGACCATCGCCTCGCGCAAGGCCTCGCAGATGGCGATCGAAACCTTCGCGCCGCTGCTGCCGGAACTGATCGGCGGCTCGGCCGATCTGGCGCATTCCAACCTGACCTTGTGGAAGGCCAGCAAGTCGGTCGCGAGCAACGATCCGAACGCGAACTACGTCTACTACGGCGTGCGCGAGTTCGGCATGAGCGCGATCAGCAACGGCTTGAACCTGCACGGCGGCTTCATTCCGTTCGACGCGACCTTCCTGGTGTTCAGCGACTACGCCCGCAACGCGGTGCGCATGAGCGCGCTGATGGGCGCGCACGTGATCCACGTCTACACCCACGACTCCATCGGCCTGGGCGAGGACGGCCCGACCCACCAGCCGATCGAACACCTCGCCAGCCTGCGCTACATCCCGCACAACGACGTGTGGCGCCCGTGCGACGCGGTCGAATCGACGGCGGCGTGGAAGGCGGCGATCACCCGCCTGGACGGTCCGAGCTGTCTGGTGTTCTCGCGCCAGAACCTGCCGCACCAGCCGCGCGATGCGCAGCAGGTCGAGCGGATCGAGCGCGGCGGCTACGTGCTGCGCGACAGCGACGGCGCGCCGGAGGTGATCCTGCTGGCGACCGGTTCGGAAGTCGGCCTCGCCACTCAGGCCGCCGATGCGCTGACCGCCGACGGCGTCAAGGTGCGCGTGGTGTCGATGCCCTCGACCGACGTGTTCGACCGTCAGCCGCTGGACTACCGCGAGTCGGTGCTGCCGAACGCGGTGCGCAAGCGTGTGGCCATCGAAGCCGGCGTCAGCGACTTCTGGCGCAAGTACGTCGGCCTGGACGGCGACGTGGTCGGCATCGACCGCTTCGGCGCCTCGGCTCCGGCCGAAGCGCTGTTCCCGTACTTCGGCTTCACCGTCGACCGCGTGGTCGCCACAGTCAAGAAGCTGGGCTGA
- a CDS encoding DUF58 domain-containing protein, producing MSEGIAPTLAELVALRAAASGRRSARQGRHGVSGQALSPLRGRGMEYAESREYSNGDDARHIDWRLTARTGRAHTKLFQAERERLSLIVADTAPAMYFGTRVRFKSVQAARAGAVAAWAAARDGDRIAALRGSLREPPVNPGSGPRGALRVLDAMVRWYAQPPAEDAGLEVALDHAARLLRPGSRMVVLAEPGSVAALPQRRWAVLAQHHEVIVLLLTDPIETAPPAAALPFSRDGQRIELDLGAPAQRQRWHANFVGPVEAALEKLPARGVRVQALSTDAASESWLPLLGRARPLVA from the coding sequence ATGAGCGAAGGAATCGCGCCGACGTTGGCGGAACTGGTGGCGCTGCGCGCCGCCGCGAGCGGCCGCCGCAGCGCCCGCCAAGGCCGCCACGGCGTCAGCGGGCAGGCGTTGTCGCCGCTGCGCGGGCGCGGCATGGAGTACGCCGAATCGCGCGAATACTCCAACGGCGACGACGCCCGCCACATCGACTGGCGGCTGACCGCGCGCACCGGCCGCGCCCACACCAAATTGTTCCAGGCTGAGCGCGAGCGCTTGAGCCTGATCGTCGCCGACACCGCGCCGGCGATGTACTTCGGCACCCGCGTGCGCTTCAAGTCGGTGCAGGCCGCGCGCGCCGGCGCGGTCGCGGCCTGGGCCGCGGCGCGCGACGGCGACCGCATCGCCGCGCTGCGCGGCAGCCTGCGCGAGCCGCCGGTGAATCCCGGCAGCGGCCCGCGCGGCGCGCTGCGCGTGCTTGACGCGATGGTGCGCTGGTACGCCCAGCCGCCGGCCGAGGACGCCGGGCTCGAGGTCGCCCTCGACCACGCCGCGCGCCTGCTGCGCCCCGGTTCGCGCATGGTGGTGCTGGCCGAACCCGGCAGCGTCGCGGCGTTGCCGCAGCGGCGCTGGGCGGTGCTGGCCCAGCACCACGAAGTGATCGTGCTGCTGCTGACCGACCCGATCGAAACCGCGCCGCCCGCCGCCGCGCTGCCCTTCAGCCGCGACGGCCAGCGCATCGAGCTGGACCTGGGCGCGCCGGCGCAGCGTCAGCGCTGGCACGCCAATTTCGTCGGCCCGGTCGAAGCGGCGCTGGAAAAACTGCCGGCGCGCGGCGTGCGCGTGCAGGCGCTGTCGACCGACGCGGCCAGCGAATCCTGGCTGCCGCTGCTGGGCCGCGCGCGGCCGCTGGTGGCGTGA
- a CDS encoding DUF4381 domain-containing protein: protein MAAGQPTLALRDVHLPGAPSWWPLAPGWWLVLAILAAVGLTAWWWQRRRARRRCEAERLFDEALAAATTPAAQVAAISELLRRAGRRRDRAAETLSGKAWLEFLDRGSKRSDFADGPGRLLLEGGYRRQVDPAQAQALRELARRRFLQWMGVRA from the coding sequence ATGGCGGCGGGGCAACCGACCCTGGCCTTGCGCGACGTGCATCTGCCCGGCGCGCCGTCGTGGTGGCCGCTGGCGCCGGGCTGGTGGCTGGTCTTGGCGATCCTGGCCGCGGTCGGGCTGACGGCGTGGTGGTGGCAGCGCCGCCGCGCGCGCCGCCGGTGCGAGGCCGAGCGTCTGTTCGACGAAGCGCTGGCCGCCGCCACCACCCCGGCCGCGCAAGTCGCGGCGATCTCCGAACTGCTGCGCCGCGCCGGCCGCCGCCGCGACCGCGCCGCGGAAACGCTGAGCGGCAAGGCGTGGTTGGAATTCCTCGACCGCGGCAGCAAGCGCAGCGATTTCGCCGACGGTCCGGGCCGGTTGCTGCTGGAAGGCGGCTACCGGCGTCAGGTCGATCCGGCCCAGGCGCAGGCGCTGCGCGAACTGGCGCGGCGCCGTTTCCTGCAATGGATGGGCGTGCGCGCATGA
- a CDS encoding dicarboxylate/amino acid:cation symporter: MSETANARKPLPLHWKMAIGFLAGLGLGLIVYAAGIGSVSWAQLGGQACEAGATGWRCESLLKLFTEVITGPAGEIFLRLIFMLVIPLLFSALVMGVSEMGDIRSFGRVGWRTLGLTIVMSGLAVVLGLVMVNLFQPGAGMDPAQAQQLMSENAERAQSIVKGSTDAPKGIQMLVSIVPSNVVQAAADDAILAVMFFALMIGVGMVLTKSKAVDTLRDGIQGLFEISMTLIGLVIKLAPYAVFCFMFNLSSQFGWDLLFKLAKYVAVVVSALAIHMFVTYSLALKFIGGRSPMAFFKGAQEAMVLAFSTASSNATLPTALRVADELKLPRRISRFVLTVGATANQNGTALFEGVTVIFLAQFFGVDLTLGQQVMVMLVCILGGIGTAGVPSGSLPVVAMICAMVKVPPEGIGLILGVNHFLDMCRTTLNVTGDIAIASMVSRGVEDPTAETLAD, encoded by the coding sequence ATGAGCGAAACCGCGAACGCGCGCAAGCCGCTGCCGCTGCACTGGAAAATGGCGATCGGCTTCCTCGCCGGCCTGGGCCTGGGCCTGATCGTCTATGCCGCCGGCATCGGCAGCGTGAGCTGGGCGCAACTGGGCGGCCAAGCCTGCGAAGCCGGCGCGACCGGCTGGCGCTGCGAATCGCTGCTCAAGCTGTTCACCGAAGTGATCACCGGCCCCGCCGGCGAAATCTTCCTGCGCCTGATCTTCATGCTGGTGATCCCGCTGCTGTTCTCGGCGCTGGTGATGGGCGTGAGCGAGATGGGCGACATCCGCTCGTTCGGCCGGGTCGGCTGGCGCACGCTGGGTTTGACCATCGTGATGTCGGGCCTGGCCGTGGTGCTGGGCCTGGTGATGGTCAACCTGTTCCAGCCCGGCGCCGGCATGGATCCGGCGCAGGCGCAGCAGTTGATGAGCGAAAACGCCGAGCGCGCGCAGAGCATCGTCAAGGGCAGCACCGACGCGCCCAAGGGCATCCAGATGCTGGTGTCGATCGTGCCCAGCAACGTGGTGCAAGCCGCGGCCGACGACGCGATCCTGGCGGTGATGTTCTTCGCCCTGATGATCGGCGTGGGCATGGTGCTGACCAAGTCCAAGGCGGTCGACACGCTGCGCGACGGCATCCAGGGCCTGTTCGAGATTTCGATGACCCTGATCGGGCTGGTCATCAAGCTGGCGCCGTACGCGGTGTTCTGCTTCATGTTCAACCTGTCCTCGCAGTTCGGCTGGGACCTGCTGTTCAAGCTGGCCAAGTACGTCGCGGTGGTGGTCTCGGCGCTGGCCATCCACATGTTCGTGACCTATTCGCTGGCGCTCAAATTCATCGGCGGGCGCTCGCCGATGGCGTTCTTCAAGGGCGCGCAGGAAGCGATGGTGCTGGCGTTCTCTACCGCTTCCAGCAACGCGACCCTGCCGACCGCGCTGCGCGTGGCCGACGAGCTCAAGCTGCCGCGGCGCATCTCGCGCTTCGTGCTGACCGTGGGCGCGACCGCCAACCAGAACGGCACCGCGCTGTTCGAGGGCGTGACGGTGATCTTCCTCGCCCAGTTCTTCGGCGTGGACCTGACCTTGGGCCAGCAGGTGATGGTGATGCTGGTGTGCATCCTCGGCGGCATCGGCACCGCCGGCGTCCCCTCGGGCTCGCTGCCGGTGGTGGCGATGATCTGCGCGATGGTCAAGGTGCCGCCGGAAGGCATCGGCCTGATCCTCGGCGTCAACCACTTCCTCGACATGTGCCGGACCACGCTCAACGTCACCGGCGACATCGCCATCGCCTCGATGGTGTCCCGCGGGGTGGAGGATCCGACGGCGGAGACGTTGGCGGATTGA
- a CDS encoding VWA domain-containing protein: MNPSSWFEHLAPLIFLRPHWLWALLALPLLGAWWWRGRRRSEVWRGAVDAHLLPHLLDAAPGRRSQLFVGAAALGYALAVLALSGPSWSQGEQPLWQGSTPMVVALDLSSRTLAGDLPPSRLAQAKAKLAELLRHRAGSGQTALVVYADDAFTVSPLTDDPDNVRVFLDALAPDIMPGDGQNADRAIAWSAKLLHQGGFDRGRIVLITDRSDSAADRAAAKAASDGYSVSVLGLGNATGAAFQRPDGRIVKVKLDAPSLAELARAGGGRYVPLSADDSDLRALDIGRADSAGGGLGQGEKRLARDDDGYWLLPPLLLLALLAFRRRSGGAALAVLLLCLGLPLATAPARAQSLWQRADQGAHQRIVEGNGAYRAGQFERAAELYQRGQGADAQYNLGNALARQGRYPEAIAAYDRALKQQPGMDDAIANKRAVEEAMKRRPPQNQDSKNQPKPSSGSQQNQDRQPSPPQQNPQQKPDDKPQDRPQKPDQDGQQNPQKKPADDPEAQRRADQAQREQMQRELERQRAQQGKPPPGEREAARTPAQRERQQANDAWLKRVPDDPGSLLRERFKIEYARRQMSALEGD; encoded by the coding sequence ATGAATCCCTCGTCCTGGTTCGAGCATCTGGCGCCGCTGATCTTCCTGCGTCCGCACTGGCTGTGGGCGTTGCTGGCGCTGCCGCTGCTGGGCGCGTGGTGGTGGCGCGGCCGCCGCCGCAGCGAGGTCTGGCGCGGCGCGGTCGACGCGCACCTGCTGCCGCATCTGCTCGACGCGGCGCCGGGCCGGCGCTCGCAGCTGTTCGTCGGCGCGGCCGCGCTGGGGTACGCGTTGGCGGTGCTGGCGCTGAGCGGGCCGAGCTGGTCGCAAGGCGAGCAGCCGCTGTGGCAGGGCAGCACGCCGATGGTGGTGGCGCTGGACCTGTCCAGCCGCACCCTCGCCGGCGACCTGCCGCCGAGCCGTCTGGCCCAGGCCAAGGCCAAGCTGGCCGAACTGCTGCGCCACCGCGCCGGCAGCGGCCAGACCGCGCTGGTGGTCTACGCCGACGACGCCTTCACCGTGTCGCCGCTGACCGACGACCCCGACAACGTGCGGGTGTTCCTCGACGCGTTGGCGCCGGACATCATGCCCGGCGACGGCCAGAACGCCGACCGCGCCATCGCCTGGTCGGCCAAGCTGCTGCATCAGGGCGGCTTCGACCGCGGCCGCATCGTGCTGATCACCGACCGCAGCGACAGCGCCGCCGACCGCGCCGCGGCCAAGGCCGCGAGCGACGGTTACTCGGTGTCGGTGCTGGGCCTGGGCAACGCCACCGGCGCCGCGTTCCAGCGGCCGGACGGACGCATCGTCAAGGTCAAGCTCGACGCCCCGTCGCTGGCCGAACTGGCCCGCGCCGGCGGCGGCCGCTACGTCCCGCTCAGCGCCGACGACAGCGACTTGCGCGCGCTCGACATCGGCCGCGCCGACAGCGCCGGCGGCGGCCTCGGCCAGGGCGAGAAGCGGCTCGCGCGCGACGACGACGGCTACTGGCTGCTGCCGCCGCTGTTGCTGCTCGCGCTGCTGGCGTTCCGCCGCCGCAGCGGCGGCGCCGCGCTGGCGGTGCTGCTGTTGTGCCTGGGCCTGCCGCTGGCGACCGCGCCGGCGCGGGCGCAGTCGCTGTGGCAGCGCGCCGACCAGGGCGCGCACCAACGCATCGTCGAAGGCAACGGCGCTTATCGCGCCGGCCAGTTCGAGCGCGCCGCCGAGCTCTACCAGCGCGGCCAAGGCGCCGACGCGCAATACAACCTCGGCAACGCGCTGGCGCGCCAGGGCCGCTATCCCGAAGCCATCGCCGCCTACGATCGCGCGCTCAAGCAGCAGCCGGGCATGGACGACGCGATCGCCAACAAGCGCGCGGTCGAGGAAGCGATGAAGCGGCGGCCGCCACAGAACCAGGACAGCAAGAATCAGCCCAAGCCGTCCTCGGGTTCGCAGCAGAACCAGGACCGGCAGCCGTCCCCGCCGCAACAGAACCCGCAGCAAAAGCCCGACGACAAGCCGCAGGATCGGCCGCAGAAGCCCGACCAGGACGGCCAGCAGAACCCGCAGAAAAAGCCCGCCGACGACCCCGAAGCGCAGCGCCGCGCCGATCAGGCTCAGCGCGAGCAGATGCAGCGCGAGCTCGAACGCCAGCGCGCGCAGCAGGGCAAGCCGCCGCCGGGCGAACGCGAGGCGGCGCGCACGCCGGCCCAGCGCGAGCGCCAGCAAGCCAACGACGCCTGGCTCAAGCGCGTGCCCGACGACCCCGGCAGCCTGCTGCGGGAGAGATTCAAGATCGAATACGCGCGCCGGCAGATGTCGGCGCTGGAAGGGGATTGA
- a CDS encoding MoxR family ATPase — translation MDSATDRPQHPVAPADVARLHDAFKQLRDALAVEIVGQAELIERLLIALLADGHLLVEGAPGLAKTSAVRALAARLEADFARVQFTPDLLPADLTGTEVWRPQEGRFEFQAGPIFHPILLADEINRAPAKVQSALLEAMGERQVTVGRATYALPPLFLVMATQNPIEQEGTFPLPEAQLDRFLMHVRIGYPEAAAEAEILRLARERARQTLKPEPAPVARMPLADVFAARSAVLDLHVAPAVERYLVEIVLASRDAARYDAALARRIAWGASPRGSIALERCARAHAWLAGRDFVTPDDVRAIAPDVLRHRILPSYEATAEGWDGDRLLGELLKKVPLP, via the coding sequence ATGGACAGCGCTACCGATCGCCCCCAACACCCCGTCGCCCCCGCCGATGTCGCCCGCCTGCACGACGCCTTCAAGCAGCTGCGCGACGCCCTCGCCGTCGAGATCGTCGGTCAGGCCGAACTGATCGAGCGCCTGCTGATCGCCCTGCTCGCCGACGGCCACTTGCTGGTCGAAGGCGCGCCCGGGCTGGCCAAGACCAGCGCCGTGCGCGCGCTGGCCGCGCGCCTGGAAGCCGATTTCGCCCGCGTCCAGTTCACCCCCGACCTGCTGCCAGCCGACCTCACCGGCACCGAGGTGTGGCGCCCGCAGGAAGGCCGCTTCGAATTCCAGGCCGGCCCGATCTTCCACCCGATCCTGCTTGCCGACGAAATCAACCGCGCGCCGGCCAAGGTGCAGTCGGCGCTGCTGGAAGCGATGGGCGAGCGCCAGGTCACCGTCGGCCGCGCCACCTACGCGCTGCCGCCGCTGTTCCTGGTGATGGCCACGCAGAACCCGATCGAGCAGGAGGGCACCTTCCCGCTGCCCGAGGCCCAGCTCGACCGGTTCCTCATGCACGTGCGCATCGGCTACCCCGAGGCCGCGGCCGAGGCCGAAATCCTGCGGCTGGCGCGCGAACGCGCGCGGCAGACGCTCAAGCCCGAACCCGCGCCGGTCGCGCGGATGCCGCTGGCCGACGTGTTCGCCGCGCGTTCGGCGGTGCTGGACCTGCACGTGGCGCCGGCGGTGGAGCGTTATCTGGTCGAAATCGTGCTGGCCTCGCGCGACGCCGCCCGCTACGACGCCGCGCTCGCCCGGCGCATCGCCTGGGGCGCGAGCCCGCGCGGCTCGATCGCGCTGGAGCGCTGCGCGCGCGCGCATGCGTGGCTGGCCGGCCGCGACTTCGTCACCCCCGACGACGTGCGCGCGATCGCACCGGACGTGCTGCGCCACCGCATCCTGCCGAGCTACGAGGCCACCGCCGAAGGCTGGGACGGCGACCGCCTGCTCGGCGAACTGCTCAAGAAGGTGCCGCTGCCTTGA